One genomic segment of Lampris incognitus isolate fLamInc1 chromosome 2, fLamInc1.hap2, whole genome shotgun sequence includes these proteins:
- the rnf114 gene encoding E3 ubiquitin-protein ligase RNF114, giving the protein MAMLGSFSSAQQKRNTSDGRDVTEFVCPVCLEIFDSPVTTQCGHTFCQSCLQECLRPQKPVCAVCRAALGQWAKATDLEALIHSSVAGCKGCGIQVVLAQMRHHTASCSKYQEYIEEGVRTTAQSQPAIMSPVPNRYTFSCPYCSCQNLDQDGLIEHCTTQHARDTRQVVCPICASMPWGDPNYRSADFFQHLKIRHTFSYDTFVDYSTDEHTMIQEALQRSLMEN; this is encoded by the exons ATGGCGATGCTCGGGAGCTTTAGCTCTGCTCAGCAGAAGAGGAATACGTCAGACGGGAGAGATGTTACGGAATTCGTGTGTCCGGTGTGTCTTGAAATCTTCGACAGCCCCGTAACCACCCAGTGCGGACACAC ATTCTGCCAGAGTTGTCTGCAGGAGTGTCTGCGACCCCAGAAGCCAGTATGTGCTGTGTGTAGGGCAGCGCTAGGCCAGTGGGCTAAAGCTACAGACTTAGAGGCCCTCATCCACTCATCTGTGGCAGGCTGCAAAGGATGTGGAATTCAG GTGGTGCTAGCTCAGATGAGGCACCACACAGCTTCTTGTTCTAAATACCAGGAGTACATTGAGGAAGGAGTAAGGACAACTGCCCAGAGCCAGCCTGCCATCATGAG TCCAGTGCCAAATCGCTACACCTTCTCCTGCCCTTACTGCAGTTGCCAGAACCTTGATCAGGATGGCCTGATTGAACATTGCACTACCCAGCATGCTCGAGACACACGCCAAGTG GTGTGCCCTATCTGTGCCTCAATGCCTTGGGGAGACCCTAATTACAGGAGTGCTGACTTCTTCCAGCACTTGAAAATTAGGCATACCTTTTCCTATGACACCTTCGTT GATTACTCCACAGATGAGCACACAATGATCCAGGAGGCGCTACAGCGCTCCCTCATGGAGAACTGA
- the spata2 gene encoding spermatogenesis-associated protein 2, with the protein MDAKLKEDLFRRYVAALERRLEDGGGNVGTGAALEEGRGRHKDSEALLSTATALLGAYQPDPGQRFRMVRFYEIVENSLRCQRGCNLRGLERAFLTLETISTNLLLFPWKKEFRCIKTFTGPYVYHLQSSISDAELRSLMRTIGYSRDYDSQFHLREHPGDVNHLRQLAFELFLAQAECRLLGEIVALARGSASELEALELRRGCRDDAAGCAEALRRRDSLGVDMARLSVRPMDIERPHHLRRGSRPSKSVDVTDGAGHWHPAAVSKPVLKASLSLRKEPLFVDTEEDMKDEIIRPSTSASLFSVVAPPSYSPIADFFPIQSPPAVDAYSSYHLSSLDEIDLYTERGGSGIGGRQTPSRPPSREPRDARDGWLLKAHGSVKCQGCGLGCSTMASCQRCDMILCSACHDVDPSPCCGLQDYHPKSPRPLDSYIPVKEKLSVYSNTHSHLHPHPLTLTHSHTHPHHPQMVEKPLISTKLFPSKSVAMAAPMGSNSERVSVGGSRCGFCNKPGASHTCVNCSKVSCDSCMGLYAKDVCTRKNPQHSFVPNHQLNFKSGTISHLVYR; encoded by the exons ATGGATGCCAAGTTAAAAGAAGACTTATTCCGGAGGTATGTGGCAGCACTGGAGAGGCGCCTGGAAGATGGAGGGGGCAATGTGGGAACAGGAGCTGCACTAGAGGAGGGCAGAGGCAGACACAAGGACAGTGAGGCCCTACTCTCCACAGCCACTGCTCTGCTAGGGGCTTACCAGCCGGATCCAGGTCAACGTTTTCGCATGGTCCGTTTCTATGAGATTGTAGAGAACTCTCTCCGCTGCCAGAGAGGATGCAACCTCAGAGGTCTGGAAAGGGCCTTTCTCACCCTGGAGACCATAAGCACCAACCTGCTTCTCTTCCCCTGGAAGAAGGAGTTCAGATGTATAAAG ACCTTCACTGGCCCATATGTTTACCATTTGCAGTCTTCTATTTCTGACGCTGAGCTTCGATCTCTCATGCGCACCATTGGCTACTCCCGTGACTATGATTCACAGTTCCATTTGCGGGAGCACCCAGGAGATGTAAACCATCTACGCCAGTTGGCATTTGAGCTCTTTCTGGCCCAGGCAGAGTGTCGTCTTCTGGGGGAGATAGTGGCTCTGGCCCGGGGTTCAGCCTCAGAACTAGAGGCTTTGGAGCTCCGCAGAGGGTGTAGGGATGATGCAGCTGGATGTGCTGAGGCACTCCGCAGACGGGATAGCCTTGGAGTGGATATGGCTCGACTGTCTGTGCGACCAATGGATATAGAGAGGCCTCACCACCTGAGGAGAGGAAGCAGACCGTCCAAGTCCGTGGATGTCACTGATGGGGCTGGCCACTGGCATCCTGCAGCAGTCAGCAAGCCTGTTTTGAAGGCCTCCCTGAGTCTGAGGAAAGAGCCATTGTTTGTGGACACAGAGGAAGATATGAAGGATGAGATCATAAGGCCCAGCACCTCAGCATCTCTTTTCTCTGTGGTAGCTCCACCTTCCTATAGCCCCATTGCTGACTTCTTCCCAATTCAGTCACCTCCTGCTGTTGATGCCTACTCCTCCTACCACCTGTCCTCTTTGGATGAGATTGATTTGTATACAGAGAGGGGTGGTTCTGGGATTGGGGGAAGGCAGACCCCTTCTCGACCCCCCTCTAGAGAGCCTCGGGATGCTAGGGATGGGTGGCTGCTCAAAGCCCACGGCAGTGTGAAATGTCAGGGCTGTGGCTTGGGCTGCTCCACCATGGCTTCCTGCCAGAGGTGTGACATGATCCTCTGTTCTGCCTGTCACGATGTGGACCCTTCCCCTTGCTGTGGCCTGCAGGACTATCACCCAAAATCCCCACGGCCTCTCGATAGTTACATCCCAGTGAAGGAGAAGCTGTCTGTCTACTCTAATACTCACTCCCACCTCCACCCTCATCCCCTCACTCTGACCCACTCACACACTCACCCCCATCATCCCCAGATGGTAGAGAAACCCCTCATATCAACCAAGCTGTTTCCAAGCAAGTCTGTTGCCATGGCAGCACCAATGGGAAGCAACAGCGAGCGAGTTAGCGTAGGGGGATCACGGTGTGGGTTTTGTAACAAGCCTGGTGCGTCACACACCTGTGTGAACTGCTCCAAGGTGTCATGTGACTCATGCATGGGCCTGTATGCAAAGGATGTGTGCACACGAAAAAATCCTCAGCACAGTTTCGTGCCCAACCATCAGCTCAACTTCAAATCTGGCACCATATCACACCTAGTTTATCGATGA